One genomic region from Nonomuraea helvata encodes:
- a CDS encoding GntR family transcriptional regulator, with translation MAPTEPIRLRRSTLGDDVYDVLRARILEHSMRPGDRVNIDALARELDVSQTPIREALARLESDGLVRKRPLVGYTVSPLLTRAEFDHMFEMRLLLECAAARLAAERATSEQRAAIIEEAATSIAQEPDDPGGWHAAFTVHDARFHDLIAEASGNPLLRDGLERLHVHLHLHRRYFPYAHAGTTIEEHQRVAAAIEAGDPDAAEAAMRGHVTEARERQLTAFD, from the coding sequence ATGGCACCCACCGAACCGATTCGGCTGAGGCGGTCGACGCTCGGCGACGACGTCTACGACGTGCTGAGAGCGCGGATCCTCGAGCACAGCATGCGGCCCGGCGACCGCGTCAACATCGACGCGCTGGCCCGCGAGCTCGACGTGTCCCAGACGCCGATCCGCGAGGCCCTGGCCCGTCTCGAGTCCGACGGGCTGGTCCGCAAGCGCCCCCTGGTGGGCTACACGGTCAGCCCGCTGCTCACCCGCGCCGAGTTCGACCACATGTTCGAGATGCGGCTGCTGCTGGAGTGCGCCGCCGCACGACTGGCCGCCGAGCGGGCCACCTCAGAGCAGCGCGCGGCGATCATCGAGGAGGCCGCCACCTCGATCGCGCAGGAGCCGGACGATCCCGGCGGCTGGCACGCCGCCTTCACCGTTCACGACGCCCGCTTCCACGACCTCATCGCAGAGGCGTCGGGCAACCCCCTGCTCCGTGACGGCCTCGAGCGCCTGCATGTCCACCTCCACCTGCACCGGAGATACTTCCCCTACGCCCACGCCGGCACGACGATCGAGGAGCATCAGCGCGTCGCCGCGGCCATCGAGGCCGGAGACCCGGATGCGGCCGAGGCGGCGATGCGGGGACACGTGACCGAGGCGCGGGAGCGCCAGCTGACGGCGTTCGACTGA